The Roseococcus microcysteis genome contains a region encoding:
- the fsa gene encoding fructose-6-phosphate aldolase, whose protein sequence is MKFFVDTADVAEIRALAGSGLLDGVTTNPSLIAKSGRKMSEVIAEICEITPGPVSAEVTATDYDTMLAEGRYLRGIAANVCVKVPLTEAGLRTCKVLSDEGTPVNVTLCFSANQALLAAKAGATFISPFVGRLDDIGQDGMGLIADVVQIYRNYAFKTEVLVASIRHPVHVLQSAKLGAHVGTMPPNVIRALFKHPLTDKGLEAFLADWAKTGQTII, encoded by the coding sequence ATGAAGTTCTTCGTGGACACCGCCGATGTCGCGGAAATCCGGGCCCTGGCCGGATCCGGCCTGCTGGATGGCGTCACCACCAACCCCAGCCTCATCGCCAAGTCCGGCCGCAAGATGAGCGAGGTGATCGCCGAGATCTGCGAGATCACCCCCGGCCCCGTCTCCGCCGAGGTCACCGCCACCGATTACGACACCATGCTGGCCGAGGGCCGCTACCTGCGCGGCATCGCCGCCAATGTCTGCGTGAAGGTGCCGCTGACGGAAGCGGGGCTGCGCACCTGCAAGGTGCTGTCCGACGAGGGCACGCCGGTGAACGTCACCCTCTGCTTCTCGGCCAACCAGGCGCTGCTGGCGGCCAAGGCGGGCGCCACCTTCATCTCGCCCTTCGTGGGCCGCCTCGATGACATCGGCCAGGACGGCATGGGGCTGATCGCCGACGTGGTGCAGATCTACCGCAACTACGCCTTCAAGACCGAGGTGCTGGTCGCCTCCATCCGGCACCCCGTGCATGTGCTGCAATCCGCGAAGCTCGGCGCCCATGTGGGCACCATGCCGCCCAACGTGATCCGCGCCCTGTTCAAGCACCCGCTGACGGACAAGGGGCTGGAGGCCTTCCTGGCCGATTGGGCGAAGACGGGGCAAACCATTATTTGA
- a CDS encoding tyrosine recombinase XerC, translated as MTGEAACQAFLDWLAQERRASPHTVEAYGRDLRDLLEFLTRHLGAAPDLDALSALRLADLRGFLAARAAEGASNATRARQLAAIRGFLRFLSRQQGVAPVAVAGLRGPRRKPPLPRALSPADAREFGTGIAAIRMTEATPRPQWQAARDAALFTLLYGSGLRISEALGLDVRDAPLPGSETALRIMGKGGKARIVPVLPVVREAIAAWLAQRPGAEPDEPLFLGVRGERLDAAVAQKAMRDYRRLAGIPEHATPHALRHSFATHLLAGGADLRSIQELLGHASLSTTQRYTAVDTEGLLATWRMAHPRADR; from the coding sequence ATGACGGGCGAGGCCGCCTGCCAGGCCTTCCTCGACTGGCTGGCGCAGGAACGCCGCGCCAGCCCCCACACGGTCGAGGCCTATGGGCGTGACCTCCGCGACCTGCTGGAATTCCTGACCCGCCATCTGGGCGCGGCGCCGGACCTCGACGCACTGTCGGCGCTGCGGCTGGCCGACCTGCGTGGCTTCCTCGCCGCCCGCGCGGCCGAGGGCGCCTCCAACGCCACCCGCGCCCGGCAGTTGGCCGCCATCCGCGGCTTCCTGCGCTTCCTCTCGCGCCAGCAGGGGGTGGCGCCGGTGGCCGTGGCCGGGCTGCGCGGCCCGCGGCGCAAGCCACCGCTGCCGCGCGCCCTCTCGCCGGCCGATGCGCGCGAATTCGGCACGGGCATCGCCGCCATCCGCATGACCGAGGCCACGCCCCGCCCGCAATGGCAGGCGGCGCGGGATGCGGCGCTGTTCACGCTGCTCTATGGCAGCGGGCTTCGTATTTCCGAGGCGCTGGGCCTGGACGTGCGCGACGCCCCCCTGCCGGGCAGCGAGACGGCGCTTCGCATCATGGGCAAGGGCGGCAAGGCGCGCATCGTCCCCGTGCTGCCCGTGGTGCGCGAGGCCATCGCCGCCTGGCTGGCCCAGCGGCCGGGGGCGGAGCCGGACGAACCCCTCTTCCTCGGCGTGCGGGGCGAAAGGCTGGACGCCGCCGTGGCGCAGAAAGCCATGCGCGACTATCGCCGCCTGGCCGGCATCCCGGAGCACGCGACGCCGCACGCGCTGCGCCACTCCTTCGCCACCCATCTGCTGGCGGGCGGGGCGGACCTCCGCTCCATCCAGGAATTGCTGGGCCATGCCAGCCTTTCCACCACCCAGCGCTACACCGCCGTGGACACGGAGGGGCTTCTCGCCACCTGGCGCATGGCCCATCCGCGTGCCGACCGCTGA